One genomic segment of Paenibacillus sp. FSL H8-0332 includes these proteins:
- a CDS encoding response regulator transcription factor: MFHDLTGGVDAEVYGIIIVDDELFVRKGLIGMIDWAGSGFQIVDEADNGEDALELIRAKRPQLVITDIRMPVLDGIGLIEAVTEEQLGTEFIIISGYNDFRYAQQAVRYGVLDYVLKPINEHEIVKALHKFRDKFTARKQLQDRLSIHEGEKRVEALIRGEAAEGALDAWEQQWIEAGARRFTYVLLEVNNVFPWSGQAMPGKAELKEAIRQAVQQLTAEAPIIYEHRRFFGFIVPEHYLAKHSGELRSFVADCLSKLYQHYPLQVQAYAGRPVTTLQDLKHSYTSAKETVEYKYVRPAQPILLSSDIAGLSLNYIHASSEVFQALIEAIEENKQAEMMDAIGKLFTEFQEKLVSREAIKAVAIQCVHSVLHTIRSMEGDEKQLESLVPMMNWPDHNITLAELRALFEAFALEAAKRIQELYQNYGSSGLYRIKCYVDRNFHENLNLKQIAGQFYMNSAYLGQVFKKNYGMYFNDYLLQLRVTEAKKLLRQTDLRIYEIAEQVGFKNADYFVTQFEKLEQRTPTEYRNRTGNR, encoded by the coding sequence TTGTTTCACGATCTTACCGGAGGAGTGGATGCCGAAGTGTACGGGATCATTATTGTCGATGATGAGCTGTTTGTCCGCAAGGGCCTGATCGGAATGATTGACTGGGCGGGCAGCGGGTTCCAGATTGTGGATGAGGCGGACAACGGGGAGGATGCGCTGGAGCTGATCCGGGCCAAGCGGCCGCAGCTGGTGATCACCGATATCCGCATGCCGGTCCTGGATGGCATCGGGCTGATTGAGGCGGTGACGGAGGAGCAGCTTGGAACGGAATTTATCATTATCAGCGGATATAACGATTTCCGGTATGCCCAGCAGGCGGTCCGGTATGGCGTGCTGGACTATGTGCTGAAGCCGATTAATGAGCATGAAATCGTGAAAGCGCTTCATAAGTTCCGCGATAAATTCACTGCGCGCAAGCAGCTTCAGGACCGGCTGAGCATTCATGAGGGAGAGAAGCGGGTGGAGGCCTTGATCCGGGGAGAAGCGGCGGAGGGGGCGCTTGATGCCTGGGAGCAGCAATGGATAGAGGCGGGAGCCCGCCGGTTCACCTATGTGCTGCTGGAGGTGAACAATGTGTTCCCTTGGAGCGGGCAGGCCATGCCCGGGAAGGCGGAGCTGAAGGAGGCGATCCGGCAGGCGGTGCAGCAGCTCACAGCAGAGGCGCCTATTATCTATGAGCACCGGAGGTTCTTCGGCTTCATTGTGCCTGAGCATTATCTGGCGAAGCATTCAGGGGAGCTGCGCAGCTTCGTGGCGGACTGTCTAAGTAAGCTCTACCAGCATTATCCCTTGCAGGTTCAGGCGTATGCGGGCAGGCCGGTAACCACACTTCAGGACCTGAAGCATTCGTATACCTCGGCCAAGGAGACTGTGGAGTACAAATATGTCCGTCCTGCCCAGCCGATTCTGCTGTCCTCTGATATTGCCGGTCTGTCCCTGAACTATATTCATGCAAGCAGTGAGGTGTTTCAGGCGCTGATTGAAGCGATTGAGGAGAATAAGCAGGCGGAGATGATGGACGCGATCGGCAAGCTGTTCACAGAATTTCAGGAGAAGCTGGTCTCCCGGGAGGCGATAAAGGCTGTTGCCATTCAATGCGTCCATAGTGTGCTGCATACCATACGGAGCATGGAAGGGGATGAGAAGCAGCTGGAGAGCCTTGTCCCGATGATGAACTGGCCGGATCATAACATCACCCTGGCGGAGCTGAGGGCCTTGTTCGAAGCCTTTGCACTGGAGGCGGCGAAGCGGATTCAAGAGCTGTACCAGAACTACGGCAGCAGCGGATTGTACCGGATCAAGTGCTATGTGGACCGGAACTTCCATGAGAACCTGAACCTGAAGCAGATCGCGGGCCAGTTCTATATGAATTCAGCCTATCTAGGCCAGGTGTTCAAGAAGAATTACGGCATGTACTTCAATGATTATCTGCTCCAGCTGCGTGTCACTGAGGCCAAGAAGCTGCTGCGGCAGACGGATCTGCGGATCTATGAAATCGCCGAGCAGGTCGGATTCAAGAACGCCGATTATTTCGTCACCCAGTTCGAGAAGCTGGAGCAGAGAACGCCTACAGAATATAGAAACCGGACGGGCAACCGTTAA
- a CDS encoding sensor histidine kinase, with product MKLLNNIRLRNKMFLVYFLGVIAPIILTNVIFYNTITGNVKAQRIKDIDLAVEQIKNEFRLVVDQAVGLSSFFYADYKTNEVLDRNFTQTEDYVEAYDLYLRSTLNNYSPFSSSLQNKTIYVDNPTLLNSGNIGILSGEVRESIWYKEWMQEASSQPMFVRTQDAGGRFQSFSLLRRMDYFADRMVKEKLVKIDFKTIDLMEVFANLNVQGDVYLLGPEGRIEYTTNRAIDWQGKDRQLYASLKQEHIINFEKEYGSISYLSGWRIVGTVNEKEIIKEVLKSRYFILWSACLMMIVPTVIILIITRSINLRIIEILKHMKKVKTQQFQTIMHGESRDEIGQLTLEFNSMIMQIKALINDVYLTEIQKKSLELERRKAQLNALQSQINPHFLFNALETIRMRSLLKQENETAKIIQSMAMILRSSLTWNKEWVSVEEELGFILCFLDIQKYRFEDKLSYHIDVQPEAYACVVPKMVFLPFVENASIHGIEPLKKGGSIEIRISMEGDEVVFQVADNGIGMSSEQVDTLYGYLDMEGIIGERIGIQNVIYRVTMLYGRRAIFQVDSRPGEGTRIELRIPVNP from the coding sequence ATGAAGCTGCTGAATAATATCCGGCTCAGGAATAAAATGTTCCTCGTCTATTTCCTCGGGGTCATCGCTCCGATTATTCTCACGAATGTGATCTTCTACAACACGATTACCGGAAATGTGAAGGCACAGCGGATCAAGGACATCGATCTGGCGGTGGAACAGATTAAGAATGAGTTCCGGCTGGTGGTGGATCAGGCCGTGGGCTTGTCCTCTTTTTTCTATGCGGATTACAAGACCAATGAGGTGCTGGACCGTAACTTCACACAGACCGAAGACTATGTCGAGGCTTACGACCTCTATCTCAGGTCCACCCTGAACAACTATTCCCCGTTCTCTTCCTCGCTGCAAAACAAAACCATCTATGTGGATAACCCCACGCTGCTGAATTCTGGGAATATCGGGATCCTGTCCGGGGAGGTCCGGGAGAGTATCTGGTATAAAGAGTGGATGCAGGAGGCCTCCTCCCAGCCGATGTTCGTCCGCACCCAGGATGCAGGCGGCCGGTTCCAGTCGTTCTCGCTGCTGCGGCGGATGGATTATTTCGCGGACCGGATGGTCAAGGAGAAGCTGGTGAAGATTGATTTTAAGACGATTGATCTGATGGAGGTCTTCGCCAATCTGAACGTACAGGGGGATGTGTATCTGCTGGGGCCGGAGGGCCGGATTGAATATACGACTAACCGGGCCATAGACTGGCAGGGGAAGGACCGGCAGCTGTATGCCTCCCTGAAACAGGAGCATATCATTAATTTCGAGAAGGAATACGGCAGTATCAGCTATCTGTCCGGCTGGCGGATTGTCGGCACAGTGAATGAGAAGGAGATCATCAAGGAGGTGCTGAAATCCCGCTATTTCATCCTCTGGTCGGCCTGTCTAATGATGATTGTCCCCACCGTTATTATTCTGATCATTACCCGTTCGATCAACCTCCGGATTATTGAGATTCTGAAGCATATGAAAAAAGTGAAGACGCAGCAGTTCCAGACGATCATGCACGGGGAATCTCGCGATGAGATTGGCCAGCTGACCCTGGAGTTCAACAGTATGATTATGCAGATTAAGGCCCTGATTAACGATGTGTATCTAACGGAGATTCAGAAGAAGTCGCTGGAGCTGGAGCGGCGGAAGGCGCAGCTTAATGCTCTGCAGAGCCAGATTAACCCGCACTTCCTGTTCAATGCGCTGGAGACGATTCGGATGCGGAGCCTGCTGAAGCAGGAGAACGAGACGGCCAAAATCATCCAGAGCATGGCGATGATCCTGCGCAGCTCGCTGACCTGGAATAAGGAGTGGGTGAGCGTGGAGGAGGAGCTGGGCTTCATTCTCTGTTTTCTGGATATCCAGAAATACCGGTTCGAGGATAAGCTGAGCTATCATATCGATGTGCAGCCTGAGGCCTACGCCTGCGTTGTCCCCAAAATGGTGTTTCTGCCCTTCGTGGAGAACGCCAGTATTCATGGCATCGAGCCGCTCAAAAAAGGCGGAAGCATTGAGATCCGCATCAGCATGGAGGGGGATGAGGTGGTCTTCCAAGTGGCGGACAACGGGATTGGCATGAGCAGTGAGCAGGTTGACACTCTGTACGGATACCTCGACATGGAAGGGATTATCGGCGAGCGTATCGGAATACAGAATGTTATCTACAGAGTAACCATGCTATATGGCAGGCGCGCAATCTTCCAGGTGGACAGCAGACCGGGGGAAGGGACACGGATTGAGCTGAGAATTCCAGTTAATCCATAG
- a CDS encoding ABC transporter permease subunit, translating to MRLFFKKLGQQRALAVMSVPFLIWLFVFKYLPLWGWSIAFQDYKPARKFMEQTWIGFEHFKFLFGDDRFLRVLRNTLAMSSINLFFGFVTAITLALLLNEIRNIAFKRVVQTVSYLPHFISWVVAASIIQTTLSPDGTINQLLVGLGFLDRGNEILFLGIPEYFWTIFGASSVWKDIGWNTIVYLAAMTTIDPTQYEAAEIDGANRFKKMIYVTLPGIKSVVIVLLIMNIGYLLESGFEPQYLLGNGMNVDYSENIDIFVLKYGIAQSNFSLSIAAGMFKTVVSFILLFMANNAAKRMGEARLY from the coding sequence ATGAGGCTGTTTTTCAAAAAGCTGGGCCAGCAGCGGGCCTTGGCAGTGATGTCAGTCCCTTTTCTAATCTGGCTGTTTGTATTCAAATACTTGCCGCTGTGGGGCTGGAGCATTGCCTTCCAGGATTATAAGCCAGCCAGGAAGTTCATGGAGCAGACCTGGATTGGCTTCGAGCATTTCAAATTTCTGTTCGGGGATGACCGCTTCCTCCGGGTGCTCCGCAATACGCTGGCGATGAGCTCGATTAACCTGTTCTTCGGCTTCGTCACTGCGATCACCCTAGCCTTGCTGCTTAATGAAATACGCAATATTGCTTTCAAGCGTGTAGTGCAGACTGTCAGTTATTTGCCGCATTTTATCTCCTGGGTGGTTGCAGCGAGTATCATTCAGACGACGCTGTCCCCGGATGGTACCATTAACCAGCTGCTGGTGGGTCTGGGCTTCCTTGACCGCGGCAATGAAATTCTGTTCCTGGGCATCCCGGAATACTTCTGGACCATCTTCGGAGCCAGCTCCGTCTGGAAGGATATCGGCTGGAACACGATCGTCTACCTGGCCGCTATGACGACGATTGATCCCACACAGTATGAAGCAGCGGAGATCGACGGCGCGAACCGGTTCAAGAAAATGATCTATGTCACGCTTCCGGGCATCAAGTCTGTTGTGATTGTCCTGCTCATTATGAATATCGGCTATCTGCTGGAATCGGGATTCGAGCCGCAGTACCTGCTGGGCAACGGCATGAATGTGGATTATTCCGAGAACATTGATATATTCGTGCTGAAATACGGAATTGCCCAGAGTAACTTCTCCCTGTCCATCGCAGCGGGAATGTTCAAGACGGTCGTCAGCTTCATCCTGCTGTTCATGGCGAATAATGCCGCGAAGCGTATGGGCGAAGCCAGACTGTATTAA